Proteins encoded together in one Fluviicola sp. window:
- a CDS encoding tetratricopeptide repeat protein: MLRYLLFLFVLVLSTGTNGQSKFHRLLDQGGQSLLDGDIPQAKVFLQQALKIIPEKLDPEERSVFYNNLGVVYYQTGEYKQCIDWYLQELEIYRKAGNDSLAAGALHNLGLVYHEIGLSKKAMQELLGSARDFERLGNQKELASAWNSIGVMQLDLGNFEKALTYHERALRIREKIRYAKGIADSYNNIGDVHLAWKHYAKAEIYLQEALRQKKGLDNQSNLINTLCSLGKLYIAVGESKKAYSYLHDAYTIGKTIGNSPKVAESMCYLAAYYSSLGEEKKAMEIYHRTQTMARTSSDWTLLQDALQGEIALIENKRPGVEVVEKYRELLATKEKVTKELNSKELARLEISYDVERKNAELKLRRKQAKIDRLSNQRLTGWLVAVGGIALFAGLAFYQTQRRKKQEEILRKQAEDLQRQAEIQRDKIKHLHQELSHRTKNYFSMLSGILRSDRKKASNEEVIRVLDMNIHRLEAMSKVQGYLLVNSEQWDKNVQLDAYLNHLISELLMNLLPAENDLQLEKELDSIFIDYDKAMRIAIVLNELICNAIEHGLAGVTKPVLAISLKSHDNNVILTVQDNGPGLPEELLKSKTVKGRDIISKLLSSVNGVVTYHNENGCKAAVTIAL, translated from the coding sequence ATGCTCCGCTACCTGCTCTTTTTATTTGTGCTCGTTTTGTCTACCGGAACTAATGGCCAGTCAAAGTTTCACCGGTTACTGGACCAGGGCGGCCAATCCCTGCTGGATGGAGATATTCCACAAGCTAAAGTATTCCTGCAGCAAGCACTGAAGATCATCCCTGAGAAGCTTGATCCCGAAGAACGTTCTGTTTTTTACAATAATCTTGGAGTTGTTTATTATCAAACAGGCGAATACAAGCAATGCATCGATTGGTACCTGCAGGAGTTGGAAATATACAGAAAGGCAGGTAATGACAGCCTTGCAGCAGGAGCGCTGCACAATCTCGGACTCGTATATCACGAAATCGGGCTATCCAAAAAAGCTATGCAGGAATTACTTGGCTCAGCGCGGGATTTTGAACGGCTCGGTAACCAGAAAGAGCTTGCTTCGGCCTGGAATTCGATCGGGGTCATGCAGCTTGACCTCGGTAATTTCGAAAAGGCACTGACCTATCATGAACGGGCTCTTCGGATAAGAGAAAAAATAAGATACGCCAAGGGCATTGCGGATTCGTATAATAATATCGGAGATGTTCACCTGGCATGGAAACACTACGCCAAAGCGGAAATCTATTTACAGGAAGCGCTTCGTCAGAAAAAAGGGCTCGATAATCAGTCGAATTTGATTAACACCTTATGTTCACTGGGAAAATTATACATTGCTGTCGGAGAATCCAAAAAAGCATATAGCTACCTGCACGATGCCTATACGATTGGTAAAACCATCGGAAATTCACCAAAAGTAGCAGAGAGCATGTGCTACCTAGCGGCTTATTACAGCTCTCTGGGCGAAGAAAAAAAAGCCATGGAAATCTATCACCGGACACAGACTATGGCGCGAACTTCTTCCGATTGGACCTTATTGCAGGATGCATTGCAAGGAGAAATAGCGCTGATCGAAAATAAAAGGCCCGGTGTCGAAGTTGTTGAGAAATATCGTGAATTGCTGGCCACAAAAGAAAAGGTAACCAAGGAACTCAACAGCAAGGAATTGGCAAGACTGGAAATCTCCTACGATGTGGAGCGAAAAAATGCCGAATTAAAACTCAGGAGAAAACAGGCAAAGATCGATCGGCTGAGCAATCAACGTCTAACCGGCTGGCTCGTGGCGGTTGGAGGAATAGCCCTATTCGCAGGACTTGCATTTTACCAGACACAACGCCGGAAAAAACAAGAGGAAATACTCAGAAAACAAGCAGAAGACCTTCAAAGACAGGCCGAAATTCAACGGGACAAAATCAAACACCTGCACCAGGAATTGAGTCATCGCACAAAAAACTATTTCAGCATGCTCTCCGGCATTTTGAGATCTGACCGGAAGAAAGCATCGAATGAAGAAGTTATACGCGTTTTGGATATGAACATCCACCGATTGGAGGCAATGTCGAAGGTACAGGGCTATTTGCTTGTGAATTCAGAACAATGGGATAAGAATGTGCAACTGGATGCCTACCTCAATCATTTGATTTCCGAACTGCTGATGAACCTGTTGCCCGCAGAGAATGACCTGCAACTAGAAAAGGAACTGGACAGCATTTTTATAGATTATGATAAGGCAATGCGGATTGCAATTGTGTTGAATGAATTGATTTGCAATGCCATTGAGCATGGTTTGGCAGGTGTAACAAAACCTGTACTGGCCATTTCACTAAAAAGCCACGATAACAACGTCATACTGACAGTACAGGACAACGGCCCGGGTTTACCGGAAGAACTATTAAAATCAAAAACGGTAAAAGGGCGTGACATCATCAGTAAGTTGCTTTCTTCGGTTAATGGAGTGGTTACTTACCACAATGAAAATGGGTGTAAGGCGGCGGTGACAATTGCGCTCTGA
- a CDS encoding response regulator transcription factor, with product MKILIVEDEPFAAEELQEKLEKLEKPVVEVTGIAESYEEALELIRRNKPQLVLVDIELKGELTGIDLSEELQKQGIPFLYLTGLEELDVYYKAEKTGSLKFLSKPIDRYNLRNALLEAEKAITDEKKETLRFFTVKAGIRKSLHPDQVAYLKGGRSYCEIHFMDRSKWDISLNLGKVAEQIDHPDFIRIHKSFFVNKKHIEHIAANSVRLTTGIDLNISLTYKREVKRMTERP from the coding sequence ATGAAAATTTTAATTGTGGAAGATGAGCCTTTCGCTGCGGAAGAACTACAGGAAAAGCTGGAGAAGCTAGAGAAGCCCGTTGTTGAGGTAACGGGCATTGCCGAAAGCTATGAAGAAGCGCTGGAATTGATTCGCCGCAATAAACCACAACTCGTGTTGGTGGACATCGAACTCAAAGGAGAACTGACAGGGATTGACTTATCGGAGGAATTGCAAAAACAGGGAATTCCCTTCCTGTATCTTACTGGCCTGGAAGAACTTGACGTTTATTATAAAGCCGAGAAAACCGGTTCTTTAAAATTCCTGTCAAAACCCATCGACCGTTACAATCTTCGTAACGCACTATTGGAAGCAGAAAAAGCAATTACCGATGAAAAGAAAGAAACGCTGCGTTTTTTTACAGTAAAAGCCGGTATACGAAAATCGCTTCATCCCGATCAGGTCGCTTACTTGAAAGGTGGCCGTTCCTATTGCGAAATCCATTTTATGGATCGATCTAAATGGGACATCTCGTTGAATCTTGGGAAGGTCGCCGAGCAAATAGATCATCCCGACTTCATTCGTATTCACAAGTCTTTCTTCGTCAATAAAAAGCATATTGAGCATATTGCCGCAAATTCGGTTCGACTCACCACGGGAATCGATTTAAACATCTCGCTTACCTATAAAAGGGAAGTGAAGCGAATGACGGAAAGACCCTAA
- a CDS encoding Kiwa anti-phage protein KwaB-like domain-containing protein, which produces MTNKELLKDLKGLNYDNANVSLAIVKEYKRDRISHYDVKYVPIDKKLEKRLRTVVVTHVSKARSVDDYTYDCPEPEEDFVRSIKYEETDFYKIFEKLKELNPEEDIIENVEELVKAKAYMIVIRNRAGIRLVGFRTLPENWKMKKSKGLINLLFKENRFEDLQEENVFSIAHNIDILYFNEMLFILSKKGFENGLNFREGMINNAVKLYEEFTTLKLFINLELLQTKVGNNQRQLRKIATIRNLGHFRDSNFLLKLRQINKKKGWKIEFENEQIIISEDTWEDILTLLQNKRLYSELTDQDFDVDSVKPLTLPRS; this is translated from the coding sequence ATGACAAATAAAGAATTATTAAAAGATCTTAAAGGCTTAAATTATGATAATGCTAATGTTTCTTTAGCCATTGTTAAGGAGTATAAACGCGATCGTATATCACATTATGATGTGAAATATGTCCCAATCGATAAAAAACTGGAAAAACGACTTAGAACTGTCGTAGTAACTCACGTATCAAAGGCAAGAAGTGTTGATGATTATACTTATGATTGTCCTGAGCCAGAGGAAGATTTTGTCCGCTCAATTAAATACGAAGAAACAGATTTTTACAAAATCTTTGAGAAGCTAAAAGAATTAAATCCTGAAGAGGACATTATTGAAAATGTTGAGGAATTAGTAAAAGCCAAGGCTTACATGATCGTAATTAGAAATCGTGCAGGTATCCGATTAGTTGGATTTCGTACGTTACCTGAAAATTGGAAGATGAAAAAATCAAAGGGATTAATTAATCTTCTTTTTAAAGAAAATCGTTTTGAAGATTTACAAGAAGAAAATGTATTTAGCATTGCTCATAATATTGATATTCTTTATTTCAACGAAATGTTATTTATACTTTCAAAAAAAGGGTTTGAGAATGGGCTGAACTTTCGTGAAGGAATGATTAATAACGCGGTTAAGTTGTATGAAGAGTTTACTACTTTGAAATTATTTATAAATCTAGAACTTCTTCAGACAAAAGTTGGAAATAATCAACGGCAACTTCGAAAAATTGCAACCATTCGAAACTTGGGTCATTTCAGAGATTCCAATTTTTTATTGAAGTTACGACAGATAAACAAAAAAAAGGGTTGGAAAATTGAATTTGAAAATGAACAAATAATAATTTCAGAAGACACATGGGAGGATATTCTGACACTCTTGCAAAACAAAAGGCTTTATTCTGAATTAACGGATCAGGACTTTGATGTCGATAGCGTAAAACCATTGACTCTACCTCGAAGTTAG